CTCTCTATTTCTTGCCCTGGGTGGATTCGACGTCGTCACATACAAACGTCCCAGCATTGAAGACATAGACCTCGGCTATCGCATTAAGCAAGCCGGCGGCAAAATCGTATTGTCCAAAAAAGTACAGGTCAAACACTATAAAAATTGGACTTTGATGTGTTTGCTGAAAACGGATGTATTCGATCGTGGTATTCCATGGACGCGCCTGATTCTCAGCGATAAGTCCCGTCTGATCAACGACTTGAACCTGGGCAACGATCAGAGACTGAGCCTGGCTGTCACTTATCTTCTGCTCCTCTCACTGGTGCTGATTCCATTCGTTCCACACGCCGGCTATGCGGCTGCCGCACTTGCAGTAGTGCTCTTTTCACTCAACATCAATACTTACAGCTTCTTCGTCAAAAGACGTGGTGCACTGTTCGCGATACCAGCAATAGGTATGCACTGGCTCTACTTCGTGTATTGCGGAATCGCTTTTTGGTGCGGAGTTGCCTTACATACTCGCGACAAAATCCAGGGCAAAGAAGTCTTACCGGTGATGCCGATCGAAGACGCGGCCGGGCAGCACAAAAGCATTTCAACGAGTGCATCAAGCTCGACCAATTCCCTGAAAAATGCGGCAACAGAACCTGTCAGCAGCAAGACTCTGGAGAGCCAAAACAACGCTGCCTCTCAGACCGCAATCGCTAACACATAAGCTCGCTAAAGTTTCAGCCGGATTGACAG
This is a stretch of genomic DNA from Candidatus Melainabacteria bacterium. It encodes these proteins:
- a CDS encoding glycosyltransferase family 2 protein; protein product: MTDNNKQSAKARSGPTTLSPNVSVIVPVYNGGDQFEDCLAAIARWKPTNWELIVVDDGSTDQSAALARHYGATVMSTEGRLGPGAARNIGSRYASGEYVCFIDADCEVNAVTFKNMAGILSRDTTIDALFGSYDTTPRAPSFLSQYKNLMHHWVHQNSSEDAATFWSGCGVVRRSLFLALGGFDVVTYKRPSIEDIDLGYRIKQAGGKIVLSKKVQVKHYKNWTLMCLLKTDVFDRGIPWTRLILSDKSRLINDLNLGNDQRLSLAVTYLLLLSLVLIPFVPHAGYAAAALAVVLFSLNINTYSFFVKRRGALFAIPAIGMHWLYFVYCGIAFWCGVALHTRDKIQGKEVLPVMPIEDAAGQHKSISTSASSSTNSLKNAATEPVSSKTLESQNNAASQTAIANT